A genomic window from Thermocladium sp. ECH_B includes:
- a CDS encoding endonuclease IV, whose product MAGVHIGPAGIPITLRQRKRNAGTMDAVRYVREIGLNAMEVEFVQGVRMSIEAAEEVGKIAEEAGVRLSIHAPYFINLCSDEASKVNASISRLKESLERGDAMSAKVVVFHPAYYGKLGHEGCFNKVKSEVSELIKWMNDNDIKAKLGLEVMARDSQFGSLDETINLVKELSSDLVTVVIDWGHVYARNGGSINYAEILDKWMDAFPKDELHTHFTCVKFRNGKWVDEHEPMDAETPPFEPLAVELGKRALSITIISETPLIEIDAIKMRDILIKHGNEIR is encoded by the coding sequence ATGGCTGGAGTCCATATAGGTCCAGCCGGAATTCCAATAACATTGAGGCAAAGAAAAAGGAATGCCGGCACCATGGATGCGGTTAGGTACGTTCGTGAAATCGGGTTAAACGCCATGGAAGTTGAGTTCGTTCAAGGAGTACGTATGAGCATTGAGGCGGCCGAGGAGGTGGGGAAAATAGCTGAGGAGGCTGGGGTTAGGTTGTCGATTCATGCCCCATACTTCATTAATCTATGCAGCGATGAGGCGAGCAAAGTTAATGCTAGCATATCCAGGTTAAAGGAATCCCTTGAGCGCGGCGATGCAATGAGTGCCAAAGTCGTCGTTTTTCATCCAGCATATTATGGGAAACTAGGTCACGAGGGTTGTTTTAACAAGGTTAAAAGCGAGGTAAGCGAATTAATTAAGTGGATGAATGATAATGACATCAAAGCGAAGCTGGGGCTGGAAGTAATGGCCAGGGACTCACAATTTGGTTCTCTTGATGAAACAATTAACCTAGTTAAGGAATTATCGAGTGATTTAGTCACTGTCGTAATTGATTGGGGTCATGTGTATGCCCGCAACGGCGGTTCAATTAATTACGCGGAAATACTTGACAAATGGATGGATGCCTTTCCAAAGGATGAACTGCACACTCACTTCACCTGCGTTAAATTCAGGAATGGGAAATGGGTGGATGAACATGAACCCATGGATGCAGAGACCCCGCCATTCGAACCCCTTGCAGTGGAGCTGGGTAAGAGGGCTCTATCCATAACAATAATAAGCGAGACGCCGTTAATAGAAATCGATGCGATCAAGATGAGGGATATATTGATTAAGCACGGGAATGAAATTCGCTAA
- a CDS encoding peptidase M32: protein MVFENPTIREILDRYKQIWALRHASALMDWDVQTYMPPQGIEHRSIAIAQLSLLSQKFITDPSFIALVEKAEGAELNDYERGVVRVLKREIKYNTKIPPKLLEEITVTTQEATVAWREAREKSNFSLFRPRLEKIIELSRQVAEKLGYEKHPYNALLDLYEEGFTVADADAIFSKLVPSLRSIINRQKMPPHSPLEDVKYERGPAEAMINDILRTMGYDFNRFRVDVSPHPFTIGLGPRDVRITVRYEGIDFKRVLFSAIHEGGHALYELQLDESLAMTPIFDGASMGIHESQSRFWENIVGRSKPFVEAMYPIMKKHLGFLNAYSPSDLYIYFNTVKPSLIRVDADEVTYNMHIAVRYELEKLMLTGEIKVSDLPELWNRKMEEYLGIHPSNDAEGVLQDIHWSQGSIGYFPTYTLGNLVAAMVGHFAGKLLDEVAELKFDGLKAWLREKIHRYGATYDPKTLLKKSFGESYNPDYLINYLSRKYL, encoded by the coding sequence ATGGTTTTCGAGAACCCCACGATAAGGGAGATCCTGGATAGGTATAAACAGATCTGGGCCCTGCGACACGCATCGGCATTAATGGACTGGGACGTACAAACATACATGCCGCCCCAAGGCATAGAGCACAGAAGCATAGCGATTGCCCAATTAAGTCTCCTTAGCCAGAAATTCATTACTGATCCATCATTTATAGCATTAGTGGAGAAAGCCGAGGGGGCGGAGCTAAATGATTATGAGAGGGGAGTGGTGCGGGTGCTTAAGCGGGAAATAAAGTACAATACCAAGATACCACCGAAGTTATTAGAGGAAATAACTGTAACGACTCAGGAAGCCACCGTTGCGTGGCGTGAGGCTCGGGAAAAGTCTAATTTCTCCCTCTTTAGGCCTAGGCTTGAAAAAATAATAGAATTATCGAGGCAAGTTGCGGAGAAACTGGGTTATGAGAAGCATCCATATAATGCGTTACTAGATTTATATGAGGAGGGATTCACTGTAGCCGATGCGGATGCCATTTTCTCCAAACTAGTTCCCAGCTTGAGGAGCATAATAAATAGACAGAAAATGCCGCCCCATAGTCCACTTGAGGACGTGAAGTATGAACGGGGCCCCGCCGAGGCCATGATAAATGATATATTAAGGACGATGGGTTATGATTTCAATAGGTTCAGGGTGGATGTTTCCCCCCATCCATTCACGATAGGGCTCGGCCCCAGGGACGTGAGGATAACAGTTAGATATGAGGGCATAGATTTCAAGCGTGTTCTATTCTCGGCAATACACGAGGGTGGGCACGCGCTTTATGAGCTGCAGCTTGATGAGTCCCTCGCCATGACTCCAATATTCGATGGTGCATCAATGGGCATCCATGAGTCCCAATCCAGATTCTGGGAGAACATAGTTGGTCGTAGTAAGCCATTTGTTGAGGCAATGTACCCAATAATGAAAAAGCACCTAGGTTTTCTCAACGCCTATTCGCCGAGCGATCTATATATTTACTTCAATACTGTTAAGCCCAGCCTAATTAGGGTTGATGCTGATGAGGTAACATATAACATGCATATAGCGGTTAGGTATGAGCTAGAGAAGTTAATGTTAACAGGCGAGATAAAGGTAAGCGATTTGCCGGAGCTCTGGAATAGAAAAATGGAGGAGTACCTCGGGATTCATCCATCCAATGATGCCGAGGGAGTGCTGCAGGACATTCATTGGAGCCAGGGATCCATAGGATACTTCCCAACATACACCCTGGGCAATTTAGTGGCAGCCATGGTGGGTCACTTCGCCGGAAAACTACTTGATGAAGTTGCAGAGCTCAAGTTTGATGGTTTAAAGGCCTGGCTACGCGAGAAGATTCATAGATATGGAGCAACTTATGATCCAAAAACGCTTCTTAAGAAATCATTTGGAGAATCATATAACCCGGATTACCTAATAAATTACCTAAGCAGAAAATACCTTTAG